In Aegilops tauschii subsp. strangulata cultivar AL8/78 chromosome 3, Aet v6.0, whole genome shotgun sequence, one genomic interval encodes:
- the LOC109776773 gene encoding uncharacterized protein translates to MQSPSKMSVVSTSISPVVSGLQGWADLPDGPLYSIVALLGSSIDILAFAATCHSWRAAFSSYRSASNLCTLIPPLLIRPAGPNQGSSLPSIFSEKCSSVPENSRYMLRIRKVIDVASNNSAIRCQIPQETFENMHFAGSSHGHLICCYRGDCLVVDVFTGAMVSPPRLPFSNSYYGGTLTAPLTSPNSHLLVSTQSSLFDWPVGSDSWQELQLPHGWIFQIVQFNGQFIAMDHDMGIYTLRLAPRLGLREISIEWCSEIEPESFVQAWLVVCGDNLLIVDHFVHLSSEDPVCHRLDMSTEPAKWVKVKTLDNWAIFVGGDERSPPFACVRPERWGGTSNNLYYAHHSQPWSVH, encoded by the coding sequence ATGCAGAGCCCCAGCAAAATGTCAGTGGTTTCTACTTCAATTAGCCCTGTTGTGTCTGGATTACAAGGTTGGGCCGATCTTCCGGATGGCCCCCTTTACTCCATTGTTGCTCTGTTGGGATCCTCCATTGACATTCTTGCTTTTGCTGCAACCTGCCACTCTTGGCGTGCAGCATTCTCCTCCTACCGATCTGCATCTAACTTATGCACATTAATCCCACCTCTTCTTATCCGACCCGCTGGTCCTAACCAAGGTTCTTCTCTTCCTTCCATTTTTTCTGAAAAATGTTCTTCTGTTCCTGAGAATTCTCGATACATGCTACGCATACGTAAAGTCATTGATGTAGCTAGCAACAATAGCGCCATTCGCTGCCAGATTCCTCAAGAAACTTTTGAGAACATGCACTTTGCTGGCTCTTCACATGGCCATCTCATCTGCTGCTACCGTGGAGATTGTCTTGTTGTCGATGTGTTCACCGGGGCCATGGTTTCGCCTCCACGTCTCCCTTTCAGCAACAGCTACTATGGTGGCACTCTCACTGCTCCACTTACATCTCCCAACTCACATCTCCTTGTAAGCACTCAATCCTCCCTGTTTGATTGGCCCGTTGGAAGTGACTCTTGGCAGGAACTCCAACTTCCTCATGGATGGATATTTCAGATCGTGCAGTTCAACGGTCAGTTCATCGCCATGGACCACGATATGGGGATCTATACTTTGCGGTTGGCCCCTCGGTTAGGCCTGCGGGAGATATCAATCGAGTGGTGCAGCGAGATAGAGCCAGAATCTTTTGTGCAGGCATGGCTTGTGGTCTGTGGAGACAATCTCCTCATAGTCGACCACTTTGTGCACCTATCGTCCGAAGATCCTGTGTGCCACCGCCTCGACATGTCGACCGAGCCCGCGAAGTGGGTGAAGGTGAAGACGTTGGACAACTGGGCGATCTTCGTCGGGGGAGATGAGCGGAGCCCTCCGTTTGCTTGCGTGCGCCCGGAGCGGTG